A genomic region of Chitinivorax tropicus contains the following coding sequences:
- a CDS encoding DUF883 family protein → MAGDTRLDNEALIDDLRDVLTDTEAMLKEVQSDTSEQAAAVREKVMANLRSAKTKLLEAERLVAEKTKAAAKATDEYVHEHPWQAVGIAAGVGFLLGLLVSRR, encoded by the coding sequence ATGGCTGGCGACACCCGTTTGGACAATGAAGCACTGATTGATGATCTGCGCGATGTACTGACCGATACAGAAGCGATGCTGAAAGAGGTGCAATCAGACACCAGCGAACAAGCGGCAGCGGTGCGGGAAAAGGTCATGGCCAATCTACGTAGCGCAAAAACCAAACTGCTGGAGGCCGAACGGCTGGTTGCCGAAAAAACCAAGGCCGCAGCCAAAGCCACCGACGAATATGTCCACGAGCACCCCTGGCAGGCGGTGGGCATCGCCGCTGGTGTGGGTTTTCTGTTAGGGCTGCTGGTTTCACGGCGCTGA
- a CDS encoding phage holin family protein codes for MLDADHDKAAPGPLKGLANSTLGLLHVHLELFSLELEEERERLLRALVLGLIGAGALLLFLGTLTVAILVMVRPEWRIVTACGLTITYLVLGGISLHRAWRTYANSPRPFAATLDEINKNRKILSR; via the coding sequence ATGCTGGACGCAGATCACGACAAAGCCGCGCCAGGCCCGTTGAAAGGCTTGGCGAACAGCACACTGGGGCTGCTGCACGTACACCTTGAGCTGTTCAGCCTGGAGCTTGAAGAAGAGCGAGAGCGGCTATTGAGAGCGCTGGTGCTGGGCTTGATCGGGGCCGGCGCATTGTTACTGTTCCTGGGGACATTGACGGTAGCCATCCTGGTGATGGTTCGCCCTGAATGGCGCATAGTCACCGCCTGCGGTTTGACCATCACCTACCTCGTATTGGGGGGGATCAGCCTACATCGCGCTTGGCGAACCTATGCCAACAGCCCCAGGCCCTTTGCGGCCACCTTGGACGAAATCAACAAGAACAGGAAGATCCTGTCGCGATGA
- a CDS encoding immunity 52 family protein has protein sequence MKTPPPNIELTAQFRVDLEHPPVLADDLTCAFMLQQHLSQYSPKLVEWYLGGNSQEDALRYSAFDENGPTKAIEAVLTAQFRKQKNIFPMRGFGLWNGEDSTSGASLNLFIQETQRPSDVRFETDISDFLNYQCVLNTMLKMVDIWQPLFASAAPAFYGEKAVFKDRPGVGWMLYLPKVLTAQQVPEARALVPVMGKNEKGQDQQIGTIIVSVTDEPFSSENAEHVKTANAIEIRLVDQDLLPRYADL, from the coding sequence ATGAAAACACCACCACCGAACATTGAACTTACTGCACAGTTTAGAGTGGACTTAGAACACCCACCAGTACTTGCGGATGATCTCACTTGCGCTTTCATGCTCCAACAGCACCTGAGTCAGTACTCGCCCAAGCTGGTTGAGTGGTATTTAGGTGGCAATAGTCAGGAAGATGCCTTGCGTTACTCGGCGTTTGATGAAAATGGGCCAACCAAAGCAATCGAGGCAGTACTTACCGCACAATTTCGTAAACAAAAAAACATATTTCCGATGCGTGGGTTTGGATTGTGGAATGGTGAAGACAGCACAAGTGGAGCCAGCCTCAATCTATTCATTCAGGAAACCCAGCGACCAAGCGATGTTCGGTTTGAAACCGACATAAGTGATTTCTTAAATTATCAGTGTGTACTGAATACCATGCTGAAAATGGTTGACATCTGGCAACCGCTATTTGCATCTGCTGCACCAGCTTTTTATGGTGAGAAGGCCGTTTTCAAAGACCGCCCTGGCGTTGGCTGGATGCTCTATCTACCCAAGGTATTGACTGCACAACAGGTGCCTGAGGCGCGTGCGCTGGTGCCGGTCATGGGGAAAAATGAAAAGGGTCAAGACCAGCAGATCGGTACTATCATCGTCAGTGTCACTGACGAGCCGTTCTCCAGCGAGAACGCAGAACACGTCAAGACCGCCAATGCCATCGAGATCCGACTGGTTGATCAAGACCTGTTACCACGCTATGCCGACCTTTGA
- a CDS encoding Tox-REase-5 domain-containing protein: MAALALPFIELVATRVLIALGVIATGAAASDAIEQARKRQEEAEQAKSSPIAKTDAKTKEQERCKECPPNQGKPFQRNFPERKPWVDYQVRIGGMSNGATFIIEWDIGGVRFDGFVSAECLLKEAKAAYDQFFDEYGRPKRWWVHNINEMMREISSQSIAASPRPPVRLEWFWQQPISHRYFSSLLRRIAPDIPHHYEP; the protein is encoded by the coding sequence ATGGCAGCCCTGGCCTTACCATTCATTGAATTGGTCGCAACACGCGTCCTGATTGCCCTGGGGGTCATCGCCACCGGCGCGGCAGCGAGCGACGCCATCGAGCAGGCGCGAAAGCGGCAAGAAGAGGCCGAACAAGCCAAATCCTCCCCCATCGCCAAGACCGATGCCAAGACCAAAGAGCAAGAGCGGTGCAAGGAATGCCCACCTAACCAAGGTAAACCGTTCCAACGAAATTTTCCGGAACGGAAGCCTTGGGTGGACTATCAAGTGCGCATCGGCGGCATGTCAAATGGTGCCACCTTCATCATTGAATGGGATATCGGTGGTGTCAGATTTGATGGTTTTGTCTCAGCGGAATGCCTGCTGAAAGAAGCCAAGGCCGCATATGATCAATTCTTTGATGAATATGGTCGGCCAAAACGGTGGTGGGTACATAACATCAATGAAATGATGCGGGAAATCAGCAGCCAAAGCATCGCGGCATCACCGAGGCCACCTGTTCGTCTTGAATGGTTCTGGCAACAACCGATCAGCCATCGTTATTTCTCCAGTCTCCTGCGGCGAATAGCCCCTGACATACCTCATCACTATGAACCATGA
- a CDS encoding DUF4123 domain-containing protein has protein sequence MNFDVLQRLQSLQTQRPYLFLYALVDGAQYQTEFNQPLAPRPGHIALFDGTPDAPLAHAGPWLIDPQQLDESERAELIHFEQATPGIIWLIALADLHGLADLLRLRMDARLPDGRKALLRFWDPRVLTGLVNILQPAQRETLFGEIEEWHFMHQGQRVWIGRHA, from the coding sequence ATGAACTTTGACGTCCTGCAACGCCTGCAATCATTACAGACCCAGCGACCATATCTTTTCCTCTACGCACTGGTTGATGGCGCACAATACCAAACCGAATTCAACCAGCCATTGGCACCGAGGCCAGGCCATATCGCGCTGTTTGATGGCACACCTGACGCTCCGCTGGCCCACGCAGGCCCCTGGCTGATTGACCCACAGCAACTTGACGAATCCGAGCGTGCCGAGCTCATCCACTTTGAGCAAGCCACCCCCGGCATCATCTGGCTGATCGCCCTCGCGGATCTACATGGACTGGCCGATCTGCTACGGCTGCGGATGGATGCCCGATTGCCAGACGGGCGCAAAGCACTGCTACGGTTTTGGGACCCACGCGTCTTGACGGGATTGGTCAACATCCTGCAGCCAGCGCAACGAGAAACACTATTTGGAGAGATCGAAGAGTGGCATTTCATGCACCAAGGGCAACGCGTATGGATAGGACGGCATGCTTGA
- a CDS encoding PAAR domain-containing protein, whose amino-acid sequence MIPLIVLGDKTTHGGTVITADTTSDINGKPMARVGDMVVCPLCKGVFPITTGSPDYLDPQGNGYARHNDETACGAKLIASQTLVGWRNPSTLGQDTGGPPPDIAKQAIATTTDSGLCLDCLLKATQSGSALVIRE is encoded by the coding sequence ATGATCCCGCTGATCGTATTGGGTGACAAAACCACACATGGGGGAACGGTCATCACCGCCGACACCACCAGTGACATCAATGGTAAGCCCATGGCCCGGGTAGGCGACATGGTGGTCTGCCCGCTGTGCAAAGGTGTATTTCCCATCACAACCGGCTCGCCGGACTATCTCGATCCGCAAGGCAATGGCTACGCCCGGCACAATGATGAAACGGCATGCGGTGCCAAACTCATCGCCTCACAAACCCTGGTCGGCTGGCGGAACCCATCCACACTCGGGCAGGATACAGGCGGCCCCCCACCCGACATCGCGAAACAGGCCATCGCGACCACGACAGACTCGGGTCTTTGCCTGGATTGCCTACTTAAAGCCACCCAAAGTGGCAGCGCCTTGGTGATCCGCGAATGA
- a CDS encoding carboxymuconolactone decarboxylase family protein, translating to MNQTPDPVETTRYERGWAKLREIDGEAGERVIASLADIAPDFARYLIEFPFGDIYSRPQLGLKAREIGVVAALTALGNATPQLKVHIQGALNVGCTKEEIVEIIMQMAVYAGFPAALNGLYAAKEVFATHQPAAT from the coding sequence ATGAATCAAACGCCAGACCCGGTTGAAACCACTCGCTACGAGCGCGGGTGGGCAAAGTTACGCGAAATAGATGGTGAGGCAGGGGAGCGCGTCATCGCATCCCTTGCTGATATAGCACCTGATTTCGCCAGATATCTGATTGAATTTCCATTTGGTGACATCTATTCGCGCCCCCAGCTAGGACTGAAAGCCAGGGAAATCGGCGTAGTAGCCGCCCTGACAGCACTGGGCAATGCCACACCGCAACTGAAAGTCCATATCCAAGGTGCGCTGAATGTCGGTTGCACCAAAGAAGAGATAGTCGAGATCATCATGCAGATGGCGGTCTACGCAGGATTTCCAGCTGCCCTGAATGGCTTGTATGCAGCCAAGGAAGTCTTTGCGACACATCAGCCCGCAGCTACCTGA
- a CDS encoding MerR family transcriptional regulator, producing MGNVTTNTLSISELAKLSGLSAHTLRFYETEGILQPVRRAKNGHRQYCRNDVLWLEFVLRLKLTGMPLAEIKQYALLRMQGETTLESRLAMLKLHQQRLVTKINELSTCAGMLDEKIRTYQTLIDNVTAPAPKVAK from the coding sequence ATGGGCAACGTGACCACCAACACCTTATCCATCAGCGAGCTTGCCAAGCTCAGCGGCCTGTCAGCCCACACGCTGCGCTTCTATGAAACAGAAGGCATTCTGCAACCGGTGCGGCGGGCAAAAAATGGCCATCGGCAGTATTGCCGCAACGACGTGCTGTGGTTGGAGTTTGTCCTTCGACTCAAACTCACTGGCATGCCACTTGCAGAGATCAAGCAATACGCTTTACTGCGGATGCAAGGCGAGACAACGTTGGAATCGCGGCTTGCGATGCTCAAGCTCCATCAACAGCGCCTGGTCACCAAGATCAATGAACTTTCCACGTGTGCTGGCATGCTTGACGAGAAAATCCGAACTTATCAGACCCTCATCGACAACGTGACAGCGCCAGCCCCCAAGGTGGCCAAATGA